The following coding sequences lie in one Myxococcus xanthus genomic window:
- a CDS encoding DUF1990 family protein: MIEWRWFSGWTEEEMVPRLTRARTLARNFPEVSGEMTLQGGWSQVRSESVLGRESPGRPVPGGLFERAQQVLETFDFSDPRIVAWHFSAEEPMQGRTVLLELRALGQQLRYLCGVRVGGTREEHDAGCSVFGFSFETLHGHIEAGREWFLLKKDHESGEVRFHIEAAWRPGQFPNWWSRLGFAMVAPRYQRAWHRLTHVRVRELALKHPELVGQLASHGQLAHSGHALGTAPVQFFAQRAPGRRETQMEEEIEAMNRAHGLRALGLGVLAGMRSMSAPALASRWLTKTQPDSEDRLARILAHPWTPRVLGLLAVGELVADKLPMAPPRVTAVPLTGRMLSGALAAASVTTERQRGGRLAAAALGALAALASSWAFYSLRRSATKKLGVPDVAVALTEDALLAGLASRLLPVSEHQAGQATLSPA, encoded by the coding sequence ATGATTGAGTGGCGCTGGTTCTCCGGCTGGACGGAAGAAGAAATGGTGCCCCGGCTGACGCGCGCTCGCACGCTGGCGCGCAACTTCCCGGAGGTTTCCGGGGAGATGACGCTGCAGGGCGGGTGGAGCCAGGTCCGCTCAGAGAGCGTGCTCGGCCGCGAGTCGCCAGGGCGTCCCGTCCCGGGCGGACTCTTCGAGCGCGCCCAGCAGGTGCTGGAGACCTTCGACTTCTCCGACCCGCGCATCGTCGCCTGGCACTTCTCCGCCGAGGAGCCGATGCAGGGCCGCACGGTGCTGCTGGAGCTGCGCGCGCTGGGGCAGCAGCTGCGCTACCTGTGCGGCGTGCGGGTGGGAGGCACGCGCGAGGAGCACGACGCGGGGTGCAGCGTCTTCGGCTTCAGCTTCGAGACGCTCCATGGACACATCGAGGCCGGGCGCGAGTGGTTCCTGCTCAAGAAGGACCACGAGAGCGGCGAGGTGCGCTTCCACATCGAGGCGGCCTGGCGTCCCGGCCAGTTCCCCAATTGGTGGAGCCGGCTGGGCTTCGCGATGGTGGCTCCGCGCTATCAGCGCGCGTGGCACCGGCTGACGCACGTGCGGGTGCGCGAGCTGGCGTTGAAGCACCCGGAGCTCGTCGGCCAGCTCGCGAGCCACGGCCAGTTGGCGCACTCCGGCCATGCGCTGGGAACGGCCCCGGTGCAGTTCTTCGCGCAGCGGGCGCCAGGACGGCGAGAAACGCAGATGGAGGAGGAGATAGAGGCCATGAATCGAGCACACGGGTTGAGGGCCCTGGGATTGGGCGTGCTGGCGGGAATGCGGAGCATGAGCGCGCCGGCGCTGGCGAGCCGCTGGCTGACGAAGACACAGCCCGACAGCGAGGACCGGCTCGCCAGAATCCTGGCGCATCCATGGACGCCGCGCGTGCTGGGCCTGCTCGCCGTGGGTGAGCTTGTCGCGGACAAGCTGCCGATGGCGCCCCCGCGTGTCACCGCCGTGCCGTTGACGGGCCGGATGTTGTCGGGCGCCCTGGCCGCGGCCTCGGTGACGACGGAGCGCCAACGCGGCGGGCGGCTCGCGGCGGCGGCCCTGGGCGCCCTGGCGGCGCTGGCATCGAGCTGGGCCTTCTATTCGCTGCGGCGCAGCGCCACGAAGAAGCTGGGCGTTCCGGACGTGGCCGTGGCCCTGACAGAGGACGCGCTCCTCGCGGGCCTGGCCTCGCGGCTGCTGCCCGTCAGCGAGCATCAGGCCGGACAAGCCACGCTGTCGCCCGCGTGA
- a CDS encoding DUF1990 family protein, translating to MEAKGEMASESMHTDANQSGELQLPEEGAGPLLQRDYWAVIRNCRVSPQELMRWVSVRFAEFAPAELCVFERGQKRREGQPLELDESLTVKIQGAGTFAVRVIHQDAQSFTLGTLHGHPEAGRITFGAYRNARDDVIFHIRSRARSGSTFHYLGFVTAGDAMQTNTWTEFVLRAALTAGDGVHGVIHADTTELEDEPPGGDTAHGPTFLARGDGRQ from the coding sequence ATGGAGGCAAAGGGCGAGATGGCGAGCGAGTCCATGCATACAGACGCCAACCAGTCAGGCGAGCTCCAGCTCCCTGAAGAGGGAGCAGGCCCCCTGCTCCAGCGTGATTACTGGGCGGTCATCCGGAACTGCCGGGTCTCACCCCAGGAGCTCATGCGCTGGGTGTCCGTGCGCTTCGCCGAGTTCGCGCCCGCCGAACTCTGCGTCTTCGAGCGCGGACAGAAGAGACGCGAAGGCCAGCCGCTGGAACTGGACGAATCGCTGACGGTGAAGATTCAGGGCGCGGGCACCTTCGCCGTGCGCGTCATCCACCAGGACGCCCAGAGCTTCACGCTCGGCACGCTCCACGGGCACCCCGAGGCGGGCCGCATCACCTTCGGCGCTTACCGGAACGCGCGCGACGATGTCATCTTCCACATCCGCAGCCGGGCGCGCTCCGGCTCGACGTTCCACTACCTCGGCTTCGTCACCGCCGGAGACGCCATGCAGACCAACACCTGGACCGAGTTCGTCCTGCGCGCCGCGCTGACGGCCGGTGACGGGGTGCATGGCGTCATCCACGCGGACACCACCGAGCTGGAGGACGAACCGCCCGGCGGCGACACCGCCCACGGGCCCACCTTCCTGGCGCGGGGAGACGGAAGACAATGA
- a CDS encoding double-CXXCG motif protein produces MTRFFWLREDEAATAAFSGSFNAAHKWSLPGVKCSACGTTWSSWGNHYPLVDLSHLPERVAFEKARPEQFTEFSRLRELVRPLAPPDAELPPGAAFGPLVGAAFGEFGPFTWQGTSLLLVRRDAMERLQAEGVRGLLGGQTELRFRKKESPELLDLQLEPRGLLHPDCIPSDASPPCPTCGRHAFARPNDPILAAASLPADVDVFRLANFATMIIGTDRFVDAVRRLGLEGIACRELPTR; encoded by the coding sequence ATGACCCGATTCTTCTGGCTGCGTGAAGACGAAGCGGCAACGGCCGCCTTCAGTGGAAGCTTCAACGCCGCGCACAAGTGGAGTCTGCCCGGCGTGAAGTGCTCCGCCTGTGGCACGACCTGGAGTTCCTGGGGGAACCACTATCCCCTCGTGGACCTGTCGCATCTGCCGGAGCGTGTCGCGTTCGAGAAGGCCCGGCCGGAGCAGTTCACGGAGTTCTCCCGTCTTCGGGAACTGGTACGCCCCTTGGCTCCTCCGGATGCGGAACTGCCGCCTGGCGCGGCCTTCGGGCCATTGGTTGGCGCTGCGTTCGGCGAATTCGGTCCATTCACATGGCAGGGGACTTCGCTATTGCTCGTACGCCGCGATGCGATGGAGCGCCTTCAAGCCGAAGGTGTACGCGGTCTGCTGGGCGGACAAACGGAACTGCGATTCCGCAAGAAGGAGTCACCGGAGTTGCTGGACCTCCAACTGGAGCCACGCGGTCTGCTGCATCCGGATTGCATCCCATCCGACGCATCGCCGCCGTGCCCAACCTGTGGGCGGCACGCCTTTGCTCGACCCAATGACCCCATCCTCGCTGCGGCTTCGCTCCCGGCGGATGTGGACGTGTTCCGGCTCGCGAACTTCGCGACGATGATCATCGGGACCGACCGGTTCGTGGATGCGGTGAGGCGCCTCGGGCTGGAGGGAATCGCCTGCCGGGAACTTCCTACCCGCTGA
- a CDS encoding DNA alkylation repair protein → MADHLKTFFDARLVERLAASLHAAAPAFPRAAFIREAAKGLDGHELMDRVRHIAGALHRALPRDYPEAVEVLLRSLGPRTEATEGGAMATFFYLPHTIFVAEHGLEHFEPSMRAQHALTQRFTAEFSIRPYLERHTAKTLARLREWTEDPSEHVRRLVSEGTRTRLPWASRLREFQKDPTPVLALLERLKDDPALYVRRSVANNLNDIGKDHPALLVQVATAWMKNATPEREWLVRHALRSSIKRGEPAALAVVGARPPSGIEARVTKLPRRAALGDTVEVHFEVTNRSKQQQTLVVDLAVHFQKANGEARPKVFKVRELLLGPGQAETVSKRVSFAQLTTRKHYAGPHCFEALVNGQGLPLGVVEVSG, encoded by the coding sequence ATGGCGGACCACCTCAAGACTTTCTTCGACGCGCGGCTTGTCGAACGCCTCGCCGCATCACTCCACGCCGCGGCGCCTGCCTTCCCTCGTGCCGCCTTCATCCGGGAGGCGGCGAAGGGGCTGGATGGCCATGAGTTGATGGACCGGGTGCGTCATATCGCTGGCGCGCTGCACCGTGCGCTGCCCCGAGACTACCCGGAGGCGGTGGAGGTGTTGCTGCGCTCGCTCGGCCCCCGGACGGAGGCCACGGAGGGAGGGGCCATGGCGACCTTCTTCTATCTGCCGCACACGATTTTCGTGGCGGAGCACGGCCTGGAGCACTTCGAGCCGTCCATGCGCGCCCAGCACGCGCTCACCCAGCGCTTCACCGCGGAGTTCTCCATCCGGCCCTACCTGGAGCGGCACACCGCGAAGACGCTGGCCCGCCTGCGCGAGTGGACAGAGGACCCGAGCGAACATGTCCGGCGGCTCGTGTCAGAGGGCACGCGCACGCGCCTGCCGTGGGCCTCACGGCTGCGCGAGTTCCAGAAGGACCCCACACCGGTGCTCGCGCTGCTGGAGCGGCTGAAGGACGACCCGGCGCTGTACGTGCGCCGCTCGGTGGCCAACAACCTGAACGACATCGGCAAGGACCACCCCGCCCTGCTGGTGCAGGTGGCGACGGCGTGGATGAAGAACGCCACGCCGGAGCGGGAGTGGCTGGTGCGCCATGCGCTGCGCTCGTCCATCAAGCGCGGAGAGCCCGCGGCGCTGGCGGTGGTGGGCGCGCGGCCGCCGTCGGGCATCGAGGCCCGCGTGACGAAGCTGCCCCGCCGCGCGGCCCTGGGCGACACGGTGGAGGTCCACTTCGAGGTGACCAACCGCTCGAAGCAGCAGCAGACGCTGGTGGTGGACCTCGCGGTGCATTTCCAGAAGGCGAACGGCGAGGCGCGGCCCAAGGTGTTCAAGGTGCGCGAGCTGCTGCTTGGCCCGGGGCAGGCGGAGACGGTGAGCAAGCGCGTCTCCTTCGCGCAGCTCACCACACGCAAACACTACGCCGGGCCGCACTGCTTCGAGGCGTTGGTGAACGGACAAGGATTGCCGCTGGGTGTCGTCGAGGTCAGCGGGTAG
- a CDS encoding PAS domain-containing sensor histidine kinase, translated as MCVPGGRGGQAAGQRWTGQPGVALLGPGPVATRTGQHWSQDTRSRPVVTEPRSLREQLAEVPDSLALLEGLFTHSPVPYAVFTSDGHCLLTNPAFLAMFGAAPPPEYSLFKDELLAQLGYAKLLQRAVSGERVQTPVFWYDVKELEHVRAPTEARRIAISCTGFPLVSASGGVTHLAVAYKDMTAELAAREAAQVERRNLLQVFTQAPVAISVLRGYELRYEFANPLLQKLMGGRELNGRTQEEAIPDLSPELLSLHRGVLETGERAIAREYPVTIDYEGAGRVETRFWNIIFEPLRDERGLVDGLVTLAFDVTEQVLARQAVESQQKWLEAVLDLMPMPVVMADPASGDLNFSNAAADRLYGLHIPKDVPATAYGEHFHVTDLEGRRLSVDDLPSNRAARGERLDGLEVHWHTPAGQYALSISSETLPAMHGHPSVVVIPFLDITRLKTVEQHLQEAVRARDEFLSVASHELKTPLTSLGLRLQSFVRAIHADPESALAQRHGREVEAMRRQVTRLAELVDGLLDVSRISTGRLKLQFEPVDLPSLVREVAARFELEAARAGCELRVTWAEGLEGAWDRLRLEQVVSNLLANALKYGAGAPVHIDVAPGGMGARLCVKDRGIGIDPEAHARIFQKFERAVSERNYGGMGLGLYVTRTLVEALGGTIQVDSRPGEGATFVVELPLQPTR; from the coding sequence ATGTGCGTGCCAGGGGGCCGCGGTGGGCAGGCGGCTGGGCAACGGTGGACTGGGCAGCCCGGGGTGGCTCTGCTAGGCCCTGGGCCCGTGGCGACGCGAACGGGCCAGCATTGGAGTCAGGACACGCGCAGCAGGCCCGTGGTGACGGAGCCCCGCTCCTTGCGCGAACAGCTCGCCGAGGTGCCGGATTCGCTCGCGCTGCTTGAAGGGTTGTTCACTCATTCGCCGGTGCCCTACGCCGTCTTCACCTCGGACGGACACTGTCTGCTCACCAACCCCGCCTTCCTGGCGATGTTTGGCGCGGCGCCGCCGCCCGAGTACAGCCTCTTCAAGGACGAACTGCTCGCGCAGCTGGGCTACGCGAAGTTGCTTCAGCGGGCCGTGTCGGGCGAGCGCGTCCAGACGCCGGTGTTCTGGTACGACGTGAAGGAGTTGGAGCACGTCCGCGCGCCCACCGAGGCGCGGCGCATCGCCATCTCCTGCACCGGCTTCCCCCTGGTCTCCGCCAGCGGCGGCGTCACGCACCTCGCCGTGGCCTACAAGGACATGACGGCGGAGCTGGCGGCCCGTGAGGCGGCGCAGGTGGAGCGGCGCAACCTGCTTCAGGTCTTCACCCAGGCGCCGGTGGCCATCAGCGTGCTGCGCGGCTACGAGCTGCGCTACGAGTTCGCCAACCCGCTGCTCCAGAAGCTCATGGGCGGACGCGAGCTGAACGGGCGCACCCAGGAGGAGGCCATTCCGGATTTGTCCCCGGAGCTGCTGAGCCTCCACCGGGGCGTGCTGGAGACGGGCGAGCGCGCCATCGCGCGGGAGTACCCCGTCACCATCGACTACGAGGGTGCCGGCCGCGTCGAGACCAGGTTCTGGAACATCATCTTCGAGCCCCTGCGCGACGAGCGCGGCCTCGTGGACGGCCTGGTGACGTTGGCCTTCGACGTCACCGAGCAGGTGCTCGCGCGCCAGGCCGTGGAGAGCCAGCAGAAGTGGCTGGAGGCCGTGCTCGACCTGATGCCCATGCCGGTGGTGATGGCGGACCCGGCCAGTGGCGACCTCAACTTCTCCAACGCCGCGGCGGACCGGCTCTACGGCCTGCACATCCCCAAGGACGTGCCCGCCACCGCGTATGGCGAGCACTTCCACGTCACGGACCTGGAGGGCCGCCGGCTGAGCGTGGATGACCTCCCCTCCAATCGCGCGGCCCGGGGCGAGCGGCTGGACGGGCTGGAGGTCCACTGGCACACGCCCGCGGGCCAGTACGCCCTCAGCATCTCGTCGGAGACGCTGCCCGCCATGCACGGCCATCCGTCCGTGGTGGTGATTCCCTTCCTGGACATCACCCGTCTGAAGACGGTGGAGCAGCACCTCCAGGAGGCCGTGCGTGCCCGTGACGAGTTCCTGTCCGTGGCCAGCCACGAGCTCAAGACGCCGCTGACGTCACTGGGGCTGCGGCTCCAGTCCTTCGTGCGCGCCATCCACGCGGACCCGGAGTCCGCGCTGGCCCAGCGTCACGGGCGCGAGGTGGAGGCCATGCGCCGGCAGGTGACGCGCCTGGCCGAGCTGGTGGACGGTCTGCTCGACGTGTCGCGCATCAGCACCGGCCGGTTGAAGCTCCAGTTCGAGCCGGTGGACCTGCCCTCGCTCGTGCGCGAGGTGGCCGCGCGTTTCGAGCTGGAGGCCGCGCGCGCCGGCTGCGAGCTGCGCGTCACGTGGGCGGAAGGGCTCGAGGGGGCGTGGGACCGGCTGCGGCTGGAGCAGGTGGTCTCCAACCTGCTGGCCAACGCGCTCAAGTACGGCGCGGGCGCGCCCGTGCACATCGACGTGGCGCCGGGGGGCATGGGCGCCCGGCTGTGCGTGAAGGACCGGGGCATCGGCATCGACCCGGAGGCCCACGCGCGCATCTTCCAGAAGTTCGAGCGCGCCGTGTCCGAGCGGAACTACGGCGGCATGGGCCTGGGGCTGTACGTGACGCGCACGCTGGTGGAGGCCCTGGGCGGCACCATCCAGGTGGACAGCCGGCCCGGCGAGGGCGCCACCTTCGTGGTGGAGCTGCCGCTCCAGCCCACGAGATAG
- the recF gene encoding DNA replication/repair protein RecF (All proteins in this family for which functions are known are DNA-binding proteins that assist the filamentation of RecA onto DNA for the initiation of recombination or recombinational repair.) codes for MRLLALHVHDFRNLPQVQLTPSAHATIAVGQNGQGKTNLLEALYFLATLKPLRAGRLSELVRWGSQGARVTGRFLLKGAEREIAVEVGGGTRQAFVDGKKASSLEDYFGGVSVVAFTPDDLEVVKGGPDSRRGFLDRAVFNRFPAFLRESREYARALKNRNRLLREGHAVDAAYLEAYDETLAKAGARIYSRRRALMAELAPRAQATFASIGRTVDPAVYNYRPAHLEGDFADADETALAAMLRESLSARLRRDMERGFTSVGPHSDDVSVTLGGRSARAYASQGQQRALVLGWKIAEIENLEAAMGFLPLLLLDDVSSELDPERNAYLMGYLAQSGAQVVLTTTDGSLVRGAAADDTLWLDVHGGQVAVRADAEPPPAS; via the coding sequence GTGCGCCTCCTCGCGCTTCACGTCCACGACTTCCGGAACCTCCCCCAGGTCCAGCTCACGCCCAGTGCCCACGCCACCATCGCGGTGGGGCAGAACGGGCAGGGCAAGACGAACCTGCTGGAGGCCCTCTACTTCCTGGCCACGCTCAAGCCGCTGCGCGCGGGGCGCCTGTCGGAGCTGGTGCGCTGGGGCTCGCAGGGCGCGCGGGTGACGGGGCGCTTCCTCCTCAAGGGCGCCGAGCGTGAAATCGCCGTGGAGGTGGGCGGCGGCACGCGGCAGGCCTTCGTGGATGGGAAGAAGGCCTCCAGCCTGGAGGACTACTTCGGCGGCGTGTCCGTGGTGGCCTTCACGCCGGATGACCTGGAGGTGGTGAAGGGCGGTCCGGACTCACGGCGCGGCTTCCTGGACCGGGCGGTGTTCAACCGCTTCCCCGCCTTCCTGCGCGAGAGCCGCGAGTACGCGCGGGCCTTGAAGAACCGCAACCGCCTGCTGCGTGAAGGGCACGCCGTGGACGCGGCGTACCTGGAGGCCTACGACGAGACGCTGGCGAAGGCTGGCGCGCGCATCTATTCGCGGCGGCGTGCGCTGATGGCGGAGCTGGCGCCCAGGGCGCAGGCGACCTTCGCCTCCATTGGCCGCACGGTGGACCCGGCCGTGTACAACTACCGCCCCGCGCATCTGGAGGGCGACTTCGCCGACGCGGACGAAACGGCGCTGGCGGCCATGCTGCGGGAGAGCCTCTCCGCGCGCCTGCGGCGGGACATGGAGCGGGGCTTCACCTCGGTGGGGCCGCACTCGGACGACGTCTCGGTGACGCTGGGAGGCCGCAGCGCGCGGGCCTACGCGAGCCAGGGACAGCAGCGGGCGCTGGTGCTCGGCTGGAAGATCGCCGAAATCGAGAACCTGGAGGCCGCGATGGGCTTCCTGCCGCTGCTGCTGCTGGACGACGTGTCGAGCGAGCTGGACCCCGAGCGCAACGCCTATCTCATGGGCTACCTGGCCCAGAGCGGCGCGCAGGTGGTGCTCACCACCACGGACGGCTCGCTGGTGCGGGGCGCGGCGGCGGACGACACGCTCTGGCTCGACGTGCACGGCGGGCAGGTGGCGGTGCGCGCGGACGCCGAGCCGCCTCCCGCCAGCTGA
- a CDS encoding MlaE family ABC transporter permease — translation MTTRQPEVDAAAASGPPGLMDRAKERLESLGALSRMTGQVFSRAVRPPHDWRGLVYHTESLGVRSLPIALLTAMFAGLVISLQFGYFLSRFGVQYTVGRVVILTLFRELAPVLTALTVGARIGSGIAAELGAMTVTEQVDAIRALGADPLRKLVVPRVLACLIVMPVLTVFADVVGLVAGALVVNFQYAITLNLFFQGALDAVLMPDFASGVFKGAVFGLIIGLVGCFRGLTVEGGTEGVGRATTQTVATTSVSVCLADFFITQLTLSL, via the coding sequence ATGACGACGCGGCAGCCCGAGGTGGACGCGGCGGCGGCTTCCGGGCCTCCAGGCCTCATGGACCGCGCGAAGGAGCGCCTGGAGTCACTGGGCGCCCTGTCGCGGATGACGGGGCAGGTGTTCAGCCGCGCGGTGCGTCCGCCGCATGACTGGCGCGGGCTCGTGTACCACACGGAGTCGCTGGGTGTGCGCTCGCTGCCCATCGCCCTGCTTACTGCGATGTTCGCGGGGCTCGTCATCTCGCTGCAGTTCGGCTACTTCCTGTCGCGCTTCGGCGTGCAGTACACCGTGGGCCGCGTGGTCATCCTCACGCTGTTCCGCGAGCTGGCGCCGGTGCTCACCGCGCTCACCGTGGGCGCGCGCATCGGCAGCGGCATCGCCGCGGAGCTGGGCGCCATGACGGTGACGGAGCAGGTGGACGCCATCCGCGCGCTGGGCGCGGACCCGCTGCGCAAGCTGGTGGTGCCTCGCGTGCTGGCGTGCCTGATTGTGATGCCGGTGCTCACCGTGTTCGCGGACGTCGTGGGCCTGGTGGCGGGCGCGCTGGTGGTGAACTTCCAGTACGCGATTACGCTCAACCTCTTCTTCCAGGGCGCGCTGGACGCGGTGCTGATGCCGGACTTCGCCTCCGGCGTGTTCAAGGGCGCGGTGTTCGGGCTCATCATCGGCCTGGTGGGCTGCTTCCGCGGGCTCACCGTGGAGGGCGGCACGGAGGGCGTGGGCCGCGCCACCACGCAGACGGTGGCGACCACGTCCGTCTCCGTGTGCCTGGCCGACTTCTTCATCACCCAGCTCACGCTGAGCCTGTGA
- a CDS encoding ABC transporter ATP-binding protein, whose translation MRSSSQTTSEFAFQRPRPGEQLIYFEHLTKAFGAKRVYDDMDLDVRAGETLVVMGGSGTGKSVLLKCLIGLLTPDTGRILFQGHDLARFTEEAFMPVRRHVAMVFQGAALFDSLNVGENVAYPLREHFPDMPADEVRARVAEKLALVDLPNTERLMPSDLSGGMRKRVGLARAIATEPEVILWDEPTTGLDPVTTQSINVLINSMKTRLGCTSIVVTHDMVSAFTVGDRIAMLANRRIVQVGTPREMLRSTVPEVRAFLDARRVELYPGGTP comes from the coding sequence ATGCGCTCCTCGTCCCAGACGACTTCTGAGTTCGCGTTCCAGCGCCCCCGGCCAGGGGAGCAGCTCATCTATTTCGAGCACCTGACCAAGGCGTTCGGCGCCAAGCGCGTCTATGACGACATGGACCTGGACGTGCGCGCGGGGGAGACGCTGGTGGTGATGGGCGGCTCGGGCACGGGAAAGAGCGTGCTGCTCAAGTGCCTCATTGGGCTGCTGACGCCGGACACCGGACGCATCCTCTTCCAGGGGCACGACCTGGCGCGCTTCACGGAGGAGGCCTTCATGCCGGTGCGCCGGCACGTGGCCATGGTGTTCCAGGGCGCGGCGCTCTTCGACTCGCTGAACGTCGGGGAGAACGTGGCGTACCCGTTGCGCGAGCACTTCCCGGACATGCCGGCGGACGAGGTCCGTGCCCGCGTGGCGGAGAAGCTGGCGCTGGTGGACCTGCCCAACACCGAGCGGCTGATGCCCTCCGACTTGTCGGGCGGCATGCGCAAGCGGGTGGGGCTGGCGCGGGCCATCGCCACGGAGCCGGAGGTCATCCTCTGGGACGAGCCCACCACGGGCCTGGACCCTGTCACCACGCAGTCCATCAACGTGTTGATCAACTCGATGAAGACGCGGCTTGGGTGTACCTCCATCGTCGTGACCCACGACATGGTGAGCGCGTTCACCGTGGGAGACCGCATCGCCATGTTGGCCAATCGGAGAATCGTGCAGGTGGGCACGCCGCGGGAGATGCTGCGCTCCACCGTGCCGGAGGTGCGGGCCTTCCTGGACGCGCGCCGCGTGGAGCTCTATCCCGGAGGGACGCC